In the genome of Aedes aegypti strain LVP_AGWG chromosome 2, AaegL5.0 Primary Assembly, whole genome shotgun sequence, the window catagattTACTTAttatgttcccacgtcacatttaatgcacaatagaaacacaattgttttactcttagaagacctatcaaagtacattgacaatcatcaaaattggcaacactgctgtaatataatcaattttattttccacatattattttcataacatgttattctgagattacctacCATAAACCAtaagtaaaactaccataaacagtcaaatttatacttaagactgagGTTttaactcacgatttagctcttgtttatacaaatataatttctttagtaatccaaactagttttaaactcgctttttacttttctcttttgctgggtgtgaaaggatggtgtatcagcaaatttggccatgaatgggtaaatcactaaatttaccaaatgtcagagaatggtgggatgtaattgattttttcaaagctatATCTTTAGTAccatagtaaaggatacaaacatacaatttgttcataaaaattaggatttttgttttgcgaaaaataatgttaaactttgacgaacagcctttcttaggagtttttggaaaaactatttagctcttcaaccaaaagcattttctaagatcttatattttcatagcattgtagaataatagttgaacgatacacagaaaaccgtttacgattttattaataaataaaaaagatatacagtgatacctccatgagtcgatgttccatgactcgatatcgactcatggaaccatactaaaagcaaaatttcatggttattatgatggtccctagaagcagctttccaaaggattgctgttccatgactcgatatttctatgagtcgatggtcccttcaatatcgactcatggaggtttcactgtagaataaacaaagtgtccacttaataaaaaaaacagtccTTATGTTGatagaaatattaaaatttccgaagatttccaAAGCTGCTTTGCGTAGCTCTAGTATCTACATTAGCATACTTTACTGCTAGTTAAAGGTTAAATATTTGCATCATAATGCATATGTATATAAGATAAAGAATTAATTAAGTAAAGTTTAAGAATACGAGTAAATGCTCTGTCCAATCATGCTGATTAGATGGAGTTGTGTCttgccatacaaaatttttgattttcgatttcataagaaaaaaaatacattaggCATGAGATATATATATCGAATAATTTATGATTAGCGCCTGTTATCCATAATTCcacgttgtttctgagcaaaaaaGTACATGTTCATTAAAtccaacacttgtgacatgtaaATGAAAGTTTTCTTCCATACAAAGCAACATTATCGAATGTGAATATGTACAACGCTCTCTATAGAATGCATGGTCTAAAAAGTATAGCCAACCAATGATGGTATGAGCCACTACAACTAGCTTGCTTCATTGTTGCTCTTTAATGATTCTATCAAACTCTTCTAGCTATCTACCGCAGGCCGTATAGTTGAATTTTCAAGACACGTTTatccaatttatttttttaacactaTACAGTATCGCGAATATCCCTCGAAGCAAAACAATACGCTGTCTATCCCAACAAAATGAGAAAAGCGTGGGAGCCAGGAAGACACTCGTAATAGAATTATATTTGGATGAGCCTTGAACTTTCTCCGGCCTCAAGTTCCGGAAACAAGGGGGTACATCACATGGGATGAGATAGAACGTTTCAAGTTTTGCCATTGGCCCTCGTTTGAGAATAACTTACAGCATTGAGAGGCTTGATTCAATTTGTAACGATAATTGAAATCAACTACAAATTGTTCTATTTTCGTctatttttttcgtttcagagagccgAAAGCTGTTCGGAGGCTACCGGATAACACCGAAATTCTGCAACGCCACGCGGTCACTGTTGAAGCGAGATTCTGACCGGCGAGGGCCAACGATTTGCATGTTCAACCATGAGTGTTTTCAACGGCAAGGAGAAGTGGTTGGTGCCTGCATGGATGGTTTCCTTTTCGGTACATGCTGTGAACTGCCGTTGTCGAATGATGCTTCCATGGTGACTGACTCTCTTATGGAACAATTTAACTATACGGACGATATGGAAACCACTTCCCAGTCTCCTCTCAGCTCTGCCATTGCCAGTCAGTATGAGAAGTTTGGAAGTCAACTTTCTGGATCCGGAACTGGCTATGGACCAGTGATTAATTATGAACCCATCAAACTGGAAAATCCCGTAAAGGAAAGTAGCGATTCTACTGGAAGTGCAAGTATGCCAAGTGCAGCGTCCAGTGAAAAGCCTTTGTTCAACAAGCTCGACAACAACTATATCACAAATGACGATCTAGACGAAGATATCATGCAGAGCAGTTTGAATTCCCACATGTACCAGTTGTCGGACAATGCGGTATCCGTATACTCGCCATCCACTTCAAACATCAAGTCTGAGGAAATCGATATCGGTACTACTATCCCACCACCACCAGTTCCAAGCGAAGTCAGCTATGTCAAGATCGATAACCACAATAACGTCTACAGCTCGGAGATTCCTTCTTCGTTAAACAAATACAACGAGCATTTCTCCGATGCCAATGGAGCCTCTGCACCATCGATCGAATCCAGCACAGACATCACTTCGAGTGGAGTTCAAATCATTGCCAACCAGATCTATCAGGAAAATCAGCTGTTCGACCACAGTGACATCACGCATCCAGAAGCCGAAACAGACCTCTTCAACGAGAATGGCGCCGTTGATCAAAGCTATGCCGGTCCCAACGATTTTGCCAACCAGGAAATCGCAACGGAGGTGCTGACCACAGAAAAACCAGTGAAAATTACCCACCCAAAGCCTCAGTTCAAACCTAAACCTAAGCCAACTCAAGCAACTGAACCAAACAACTACGTACTTGTACATACTATTTCTAGTGACACTAAAGACAGCGAAAACCAAACCACAAAACCAACTGTCTCCGTCAACAATATCCATTCGATTGAATCGATCATTCTGATGTTGAACGAAACGAACCTTGGACCACAGTACGAAACGGACTCGGACACCAAACATGACAACGTGACCGAGACTTCTCAGACTCCACCACCCGAGACCACCTCGCAGGCGTCCTATGCGACGTCCTCGATTGACTACGAAAAGTACGGACCGACAAGCTTCTACATCACCAAACCCCAGAAGACGAGCCCTCCCACCACCTTACTATCCACTAAGGTCCCTTCGACCAGCTATGTGTACAGTCCAAAGCCTACGAGACGGCCCATTCTGGAACCGGTTGTAGTCCAAGCTACCTTACTGACGAGCGGATACGGAACGACAGCTGTGACTCAAAAAGACCCAGCTATCTCCGTATCGACCGTTCGTCCACCACCAAACAAACTTGTCGTCACAGCTGGCGGTAATCAACGACCTATCATCATTACAAGCGATGGAGAACACGCAGTCTCATCCGGATACTACACTGCTGCATCAACTGCAGCACCTGTTGCAGTCTCTTCAGTTCAACCAACTAAGAAAGTGAGCGCCAATCCTTCGAAACGACCAGCGTCCACCACCATCAACCTACCAGAATACATCGTTCAATCGTCAACACTTTCCCACCAATCGCCAGCTCCTGTGAACAACGTTAACTATGTCCACATTGCCAGTGCATCCGATAATCCATCACCAACTGTCCACATCACACCGAAACCGGTTCCAGGACTTGTTACCTCAAGTACATGGAACAATAAACTGACCAGCCCCGTCAGCAACCAACGTCCAGGTTACTACGAAAACACACCTCCACCAGTCTACGTCTCATCTCTTGCTGACTTTGCCGATGAAGGCTACTTTGGAGTAACGAAACGACCTGGAGTAGCTCCTACCGTATCATCCACTGCCATCTATACCATTGTCGATTCCAACAACGTTATCGGTCATATTGCTTCATCTACATACTCTCCTGGTTATCCGTCGGTGAATCGAATCCCACCTAATCAACAACCCACCCATATCTACATCGCCCAAGCTGTCGAATCATCTACCATCAAAAACGAACTCTACACGACTCCTGATGACATCAACAACTTCCCACCAGTTAGGAATCCCAATCTTAACCTGACGGACTCTACCATGATGAGCAACATCACTAAAATCGAGAATGATCACTTCTCCGGAATCAACGATGAAGACAAAGTCAACATGCTGGTGAACAAAATCGTGGAGTCTTTCAATGGAAACTTTGACGAATTGGAAGCAATTTTGAAGGAAAGGAAGAATCTAACTCTGAGTGCATCCACAACGACGCTCGCCACTACCACTACCACCGAAACCCCAACTACTACTACCGTGAAGGTAAAGACTACAAGCTCAACAAGCAAGCCAGtgacaaagaagaagaagaagcgtcCAAGTGGCAGCAAGAAACCATCCAACTCTACGTCCAGTTCTTCGACTAGCATCAAGAAGCCTACCACAACCAAACCAACCATCATCGAACAGGATACAGCACCTGTATCTACCTACGAAGCCACCTCCACCACGAAACCAGTTTCCAAGCCATCGAAAAAACCCACCAAGACTAAGCGTCCTAGTAACTCTACGAAACCAACTTCATCATCTTCCAGTAAACCAGTAGCAACTACCGCCCTTGACACGCCGACGAAACCATCAAAACCATCCAGTACAAAGCCGAAACCAAGTTCCAGTTCCACATCGACACGCCCGAAACCGACGACCAGCTCGAAACCTCAAGCCGACGAGAAGCCAGCCACAACCGCATCCAAACCATCATCGTCCACCACGAAGAAACCATCGCGACCCTCGACCTCCAAAAAGCCCGCCAAGAAGCCCACCAACCGACCAACGCCTGCCGAAACCGAACCGGTAACGCTGACCACGACCCGCAAGCCGACCAAGGTAAGTACGTCTCATCGACGGGTGCCGGCGGTGTAGGGCTCCTGACAAGCCGCGCAAAATGTGTTCCTCTCTTTTATCAGTTCAAGAAACGACCATCGCTCTTATAGGCGACGAAGCGTACCACGAAGcgaccgacgacgacgaccagcACCACTACAACCACCCCAGCCCCGGAGGACGAAATCATTGACGAGGAGGAGAACGTCGTGGAGGAGGAAGAGGAAGAGGAGGACGTCGGCGAGGAGACCAACAACGAGACGGTTGATGACCAAGCGCCAAGAAAAATACGTAATGAACTCGATTTCCGGTTATCGGTTGTGGGGAACGTACCCCCGGAACAGATTTTGACTAATACTTCTCTATTCTCTAtcatttttcgaattttatcTTACTCAACAAAGTTTGCGGTCAGCGACCACTGATGAAGAGTGCCCGTGTCGTTGGAGGAAAGGCAGCCAAGTTCGGAGAATGGCCCTGGCAGGTGCTGGTACGAGAATCGACCTGGCTCGGACTGTTCACCAAGAACAAATGCGGCGGAGTTTTGATCACGAACGAATACGTCGTCACGGCTGCACATTGTCAACCTGGGTAAGTAGCATCCATTTTCCGAGACCCAAAgtaattcaattgaaaatgatttctaATTTGCAGCTTCTTGGCCTCGCTCGTTGCCGTGTTCGGAGAGTTTGACATCTCGAGCGACCTGGAAACGAAGCGATCAGTTACCAAGAACGTCAAGCGAGTCATTGTGCACCGACAGTACGATGCGGCCACCTTCGAGAACGATCTCGCCATCCTGGAGCTGGAAAGTCCCATTCACTACGATGTTCATATTGGTGAGTATTGCCAGtcgattttttaattaaattaatttaatttaatttttctaTTCATAACATGGCCAAACTTTAAACGGCTTTAGTCGAGTTTGattcacgacactgaagacggccctACAGATGAGGTCGACAAacgtgtaccgttttgattcatattacggacacttaaggcctcagtgaatcATAACTCATCATAAAGCATAGgaacaaaataattttttcaTGATTACTCCACGTAATCGAGCCtacaaaacacttaacttttgaagggtgtttttattttttgtttttacaagggggaaatctgcaaacagatcccctgagaaggtaactccgggaatgcggggatgacgcaccaacgacgaacCGCTAAAACCATCCCttgcactgtacttgagcaattctttttgAACTGCTTAAGTAGTGTACAGTGCATCAACATTACCCTTGGTCTCAGACTCTAATCTCTCCGGAACCAACTTACgttatttcttcggggaggggccagtGCGTATAGCACAACCCATGTAGCAGAAGAAGCCTAGGTAAACTGCTTCTCCTTGCCGACttgaacaatgttacaagggattagcctcggcagggctaatcctctgcagccaactcttggtcggcgtgCCATAGGCACTGCAATTCCTGTACATAATGttagtgacagccgtagttactgcattccagtactcggcatccgcacacattctctctataatattttcGGGGGACGTAACCCCTCCGCATGTACatgcatgcgacctctcacaacaatgaaacgggggcaatcgaacacgacgtGCTCCTATgcttcctccacaccagcacaattggggcacgcaggagattctgagtgctcgaatctatgcaggtactgtctatagcaatcATGTCCTGAAAGAAACTGCGTcagatggaagttcacttccccatggtttcttccataccaatctgacacatttggtattagccgatgggtccatctacccttagtggatttattccattcctgctgccaacttCTGAGCGTTttctctttacacgtgtcgtggactcctctggtacctctttggttgaagcattgaacatcttccttgatgatgagcccgatgggcgtcatcccggctatagATAGATACcatccggtatgcacttgctactttTAAgaacattatcctgtacgtgctttccaaccgctttaggtttatgctcgttctaagcgctttctaccagattggtcctccataccttagtatggatagcgccacgcttgccagtagcttgcgttCCCGAGCAAAGTCGGGTAACTGGATggtatcaaaatgaacaacttttattatcgctgttatcattttgatattatgttatcattgataatcgaatgataacaaaatttgttatcattgtacccgtgacagacatttttgataacaggttgacaataaaaaatgttatgcCACATCTTTCTCATACGATTTTTATAAAGCATGTGTTAATAAACAAAGTTGACGTTTCTTCATacaatattttgtaaaattcaaattcaaagctTAAGTTTAATCCAAAACACTCATCTCCTAAAATTTTTCTGagctttatgaccaaaaattgaaaaaaaacatgataattcaaatttacttatcaacttgaactcagtgaaaaaaaattactattactgtgttattcgacaaacaaatttAAGTTCTCATatttgttatgttggctgttaattcagccaaggtgataacaatatcagttatcaaatgatgataaccaggtaacaagatttCTTATCATTTTGCTTTTGAACTTTGCTCGGGTTTGCTGCTAATCACAGCAGAGCTactagacatcatcctcgaaagcgccactatggccgtagatgcccttttacaggcatattcaacgtggctagcgaagctgagcttgtcatcgatcattaccccaagatccCTAAGGGAAggtttggactctatggtgtaatcacctaccgagataagcgctcgttgctcggacttgcgattgttgaccaccaccacctcagtcttgtgatggaatctatgacatttggtcgaaagacatttggtcgaattacatttagtcgaatgacgtttggtcgaaagtacatttggtcgaatggacatttcgtcgaatggacatttggtcgaaaaggtttagttgcaacagaaagcatatgatactTGGTCTAAccaacatttcgtggaaaggataGTGCTCGAATCTTAATCGTATGGAAATAGAGTTTgacgtttagtctgactataGTAGACAGTAgtattttgtcgctaatacaagagagattgaataattgaaaaagtatcagacATTTTACTAACAATCTCTGtacgattagcaaaattttgttattcagtttgatggacgctctttcaacatattgatcaacctcttgcgtttttaatgtttcatgctgctggggtcatccaaaaatgacgtccatcatttgggggagTGGGGGGGgacgaaaaacgatggacgtcatatttgaatcttcccttTTTCGTTCAGGTATGTTCTGCAATTCGAGATAAGttgatcttaaatggaagcaagccatTTTTTGTCTCCTCAGTCAGCTCGTCTTCTTttacccgatacatagaatcagcacaattttcacaatttaaaGCAATTTTTTGTGCCGTCTTAATtatgatttccgcattcaaaaatcttatccACTTTcgtaagctgcaagacccggaattcaaagaaagatcccaagcactctctccgaattgttccatcagatgaagatcagcagttcattacaaagaacgatgacatttcaaaagaataataaataatgcaaGCATCATGTTCACAGcattgagtaataaaataaaaacttgagtattttttcaaagaatgatgatatttttaaagaataataaattcactagagctaaatatttcagtcaatgtataaAACAACTATTTCCGAAAATTTCATGTAATCATAAGATGTATGGAATTTGAGAATAAGACTACATACAATGtcccattttttattcaacaacaggtaatgattcagattacttaaaataatacattatctcaccaactttgcaaaacttagaaaacaataattaatttcACCGAGTGATaataaaccatttaaaaataagctttcaacaaAATTTCCGTTCAATTACGTCATTCCAGCATAAAAAAAGTTCCatagcaattcgaccaaatgtccattcgaccaaatgtcctttcgaccaaatgtactttcgaccaaatgtcattcgaccaaacgtcattcgaccaaatgtcattcgacgaaatgtcctaaagcccttgTGATaggccagtcctagttttctaaacttcatccattcctcaactatggaaatagagtgcgctgctgtcaactctacttcctccatcgattcaccatagaccactagggtgatatcgtcggtgaagccaacaatcttaacacccgtcggaaggggcagcctcagtacgtcatcgtacatcgcattccataacagcgggcccaggatttaATTCGAatgcttttctgcccctcctctgtatcatacagtagaattctaccatcaaaatagctttctagaagcttacacaactgcaccggtaccttgaggcggtgaagtgcgtgtgctactacttcccagcttgcgctgttgaacgcattcttcacatccagagtgacaaccgcgccgtaacggatgccgcttctttcatgctcgattgccacctcagctgtctgaacgaccgacttgGTAGCATCCAGAATAcatttacctttcctgaatccaaactggttgttggacagggcGTCCaaactctccgtatacggtactagcctgttgaggatcaagctctccaataacttgcccgtcgtatctagtagacagataggtctatacgctgacgggtcacctggtggttttccCCGCTTTTGGTAGTAGCActaatttctgtcgcttccaaaAACCCGGGAAGATTCCTTAATCAATTcggcgttgcatcgtggttctgaacatgtccagatccgcattcactgccgcttttaatacaacattcgggataccatcggttcccggtgccttgtttgacgccaatgatttcacgacttctgccagctcttcgttcgtcactctcgccacttcttctccttcatctgccgcatacggtgctggcgacttctcttggggcgctttggcacctttggtcttagccattaccactctgttggcgtcaccccatggactcgaATTGGGCGATATTCAAAAGTGAAAagccaatagatggctctttttcagtggtagaaaaaacgaaatcctgaagcaaagaaagcaccacggaagatgaactaaacacaaaaagttatgtattcactttacacacgatttctaatcactacttttttgatccagtttcctaactgcaagcaatttacgattttcattattttccatacgttttgacagttctccgactaccattcttccatgcgcttgtgttgaaagtttgagaaatttgagaatccagcgtagtgcgatcagtgagaggaatacaaacatcagtgtcgtcgctcggcggccggtaagagaaactgaatgttcgaaaggttgttgtctgtaatttttgccgctggcgccaactgttagcgtttgagaagaAAATAAACAGTAGTTACCCTAttgggatcatgcacaaattacgtcacgctccaagggggggagggggtcgagccaagcgtgacaaaccTTACAACATTTTCGGAGTACTcataaaaagtgtgacaaaggggggggggggaggtggtcaaaaaagttgtaatttggcgtgacataatttgtgtaccatccctattggcactctcgcatagactatcgaagcatgcccgtttttgactcttgatttcctttttgagagccaactttgagGAGTGCAgcaccgcgttcttctctttgtgcttctgtgcgtacgtgttgcattcttcgtctagcccgaatgCAGTTTGCTTGAAGATTTGcaatagggtaatgactgtttatttcgttcttaatcgcgcccagtggcaaaaagtacaggcaacaacttttcgaacattcagtttcttcagTTTCgccactgttgtttgtattcctcccactgatcacgctacgctggattctcaaatatctcaaactttcaacacaagcgcatggaagaatggtagtcggagagctgtcaaaacgtatggaaaataatgaaaaacgtaaattacttgcaatttgaaaactggatcaaaaaagtagtgattagaaatcaagtgtaaagtgaatacataactttttgtgtttagttcatcttccgtagagctttctttgcttcaggatttcgtttttactaccactgaaaaagagccatctattgccttttcagttttgaatatcgccctatttattcgtaccaccagtacaccggcggcctgttctccctaggaggggcttttctcggcatggaagcatcacacgctcgtgatatcacaacaactagctcttcaccgtttaggtccagagctTTCCGTTCGCGCCTCGGAACTTCAGtaa includes:
- the LOC5573081 gene encoding mucin-5AC isoform X2, translated to MRLRKESRKLFGGYRITPKFCNATRSLLKRDSDRRGPTICMFNHECFQRQGEVVGACMDGFLFGTCCELPLSNDASMVTDSLMEQFNYTDDMETTSQSPLSSAIASQYEKFGSQLSGSGTGYGPVINYEPIKLENPVKESSDSTGSASMPSAASSEKPLFNKLDNNYITNDDLDEDIMQSSLNSHMYQLSDNAVSVYSPSTSNIKSEEIDIGTTIPPPPVPSEVSYVKIDNHNNVYSSEIPSSLNKYNEHFSDANGASAPSIESSTDITSSGVQIIANQIYQENQLFDHSDITHPEAETDLFNENGAVDQSYAGPNDFANQEIATEVLTTEKPVKITHPKPQFKPKPKPTQATEPNNYVLVHTISSDTKDSENQTTKPTVSVNNIHSIESIILMLNETNLGPQYETDSDTKHDNVTETSQTPPPETTSQASYATSSIDYEKYGPTSFYITKPQKTSPPTTLLSTKVPSTSYVYSPKPTRRPILEPVVVQATLLTSGYGTTAVTQKDPAISVSTVRPPPNKLVVTAGGNQRPIIITSDGEHAVSSGYYTAASTAAPVAVSSVQPTKKVSANPSKRPASTTINLPEYIVQSSTLSHQSPAPVNNVNYVHIASASDNPSPTVHITPKPVPGLVTSSTWNNKLTSPVSNQRPGYYENTPPPVYVSSLADFADEGYFGVTKRPGVAPTVSSTAIYTIVDSNNVIGHIASSTYSPGYPSVNRIPPNQQPTHIYIAQAVESSTIKNELYTTPDDINNFPPVRNPNLNLTDSTMMSNITKIENDHFSGINDEDKVNMLVNKIVESFNGNFDELEAILKERKNLTLSASTTTLATTTTTETPTTTTVKVKTTSSTSKPVTKKKKKRPSGSKKPSNSTSSSSTSIKKPTTTKPTIIEQDTAPVSTYEATSTTKPVSKPSKKPTKTKRPSNSTKPTSSSSSKPVATTALDTPTKPSKPSSTKPKPSSSSTSTRPKPTTSSKPQADEKPATTASKPSSSTTKKPSRPSTSKKPAKKPTNRPTPAETEPVTLTTTRKPTKATKRTTKRPTTTTSTTTTTPAPEDEIIDEEENVVEEEEEEEDVGEETNNETVDDQAPRKILCGQRPLMKSARVVGGKAAKFGEWPWQVLVRESTWLGLFTKNKCGGVLITNEYVVTAAHCQPGFLASLVAVFGEFDISSDLETKRSVTKNVKRVIVHRQYDAATFENDLAILELESPIHYDVHIVPICMPSDEADFTGRMATVTGWGRLTYGGGVPSVLQEVQVPVIENSVCQEMFHMAGHNKKILPSFVCAGYANGKRDSCEGDSGGPLVLQRPDGRYELVGTVSHGIRCAAPYLPGVYMRTTFYKPWLRSVTGVK
- the LOC5573081 gene encoding mucin-5AC isoform X1, producing the protein MVTGNVKWRLPGAVPIFALAVSCLLMAMLMPLHGVNGLSSTGERESRKLFGGYRITPKFCNATRSLLKRDSDRRGPTICMFNHECFQRQGEVVGACMDGFLFGTCCELPLSNDASMVTDSLMEQFNYTDDMETTSQSPLSSAIASQYEKFGSQLSGSGTGYGPVINYEPIKLENPVKESSDSTGSASMPSAASSEKPLFNKLDNNYITNDDLDEDIMQSSLNSHMYQLSDNAVSVYSPSTSNIKSEEIDIGTTIPPPPVPSEVSYVKIDNHNNVYSSEIPSSLNKYNEHFSDANGASAPSIESSTDITSSGVQIIANQIYQENQLFDHSDITHPEAETDLFNENGAVDQSYAGPNDFANQEIATEVLTTEKPVKITHPKPQFKPKPKPTQATEPNNYVLVHTISSDTKDSENQTTKPTVSVNNIHSIESIILMLNETNLGPQYETDSDTKHDNVTETSQTPPPETTSQASYATSSIDYEKYGPTSFYITKPQKTSPPTTLLSTKVPSTSYVYSPKPTRRPILEPVVVQATLLTSGYGTTAVTQKDPAISVSTVRPPPNKLVVTAGGNQRPIIITSDGEHAVSSGYYTAASTAAPVAVSSVQPTKKVSANPSKRPASTTINLPEYIVQSSTLSHQSPAPVNNVNYVHIASASDNPSPTVHITPKPVPGLVTSSTWNNKLTSPVSNQRPGYYENTPPPVYVSSLADFADEGYFGVTKRPGVAPTVSSTAIYTIVDSNNVIGHIASSTYSPGYPSVNRIPPNQQPTHIYIAQAVESSTIKNELYTTPDDINNFPPVRNPNLNLTDSTMMSNITKIENDHFSGINDEDKVNMLVNKIVESFNGNFDELEAILKERKNLTLSASTTTLATTTTTETPTTTTVKVKTTSSTSKPVTKKKKKRPSGSKKPSNSTSSSSTSIKKPTTTKPTIIEQDTAPVSTYEATSTTKPVSKPSKKPTKTKRPSNSTKPTSSSSSKPVATTALDTPTKPSKPSSTKPKPSSSSTSTRPKPTTSSKPQADEKPATTASKPSSSTTKKPSRPSTSKKPAKKPTNRPTPAETEPVTLTTTRKPTKATKRTTKRPTTTTSTTTTTPAPEDEIIDEEENVVEEEEEEEDVGEETNNETVDDQAPRKILCGQRPLMKSARVVGGKAAKFGEWPWQVLVRESTWLGLFTKNKCGGVLITNEYVVTAAHCQPGFLASLVAVFGEFDISSDLETKRSVTKNVKRVIVHRQYDAATFENDLAILELESPIHYDVHIVPICMPSDEADFTGRMATVTGWGRLTYGGGVPSVLQEVQVPVIENSVCQEMFHMAGHNKKILPSFVCAGYANGKRDSCEGDSGGPLVLQRPDGRYELVGTVSHGIRCAAPYLPGVYMRTTFYKPWLRSVTGVK